One uncultured Fibrobacter sp. DNA segment encodes these proteins:
- a CDS encoding glycosyl hydrolase family 28-related protein, whose amino-acid sequence MRRVFLAFVFCFFGAALAQVEFPIGSTVVNVTKPPYKAKGDGKTDDTQAIQQALDDHPNGDYIIYLPHGIYRITGRLVWPQADKPADSYNRTILQGQSMGGTILQLDNRCEGFDNPDAPRAMIYTGTGPELRRRNAIRDMTIRTGKGNPGAIGIRFLANEQGTIKNVKVYSNDSSGVYGIDMGYAETMGPLMVKNVEVRGFNVGTYIGGKVNGVTLEHLTLGGQRKYGLEVDNQSVAARGLRFRGSVPAVYSHGKGASLTLVDATLEFVKERNAKQATAIVNESQLFARSVMISKFHTKIRSSLKGYGEGIIGSEIIEFFTQPIKKLCSSPSQSMRIPVAETPDYAEQKADSWITIAGDYGGKMNSGSDDAKAIQEAIDDGAETIYFPPGGRWTINRDIYIRKRVRRILGTEARIDGRGKFIIEDGAFNEITIERFSEFGSGIIHKSKRAVLLKDITLKSYESAETGAGEVFMEDVSIGTIQLNYQKLWGRQVTMTGDTKGPKIQNNGGTIWILGLTAKDGNTVLQNFNKASAELAGVHVIASDKAKNRPMFINDNSNLSIEGLRETLVKGNPYLKIVEESRQGSAIYSLEGKELQHNPTGGVMLPLYVGYAPKSGANEKPKVKVEKEIILLQQNQIRMKGSVEDDGRGDGLCKIPAVWRKATGPGRATFSDSTEYETDLSFTASGRYNVIFTANDGYQDGADTSRIYVFDRKYTTLDNSGDGIPSGRGQDAWISEFDNYSPHNYDTTLCASTLPGKAGKIYLKFDLSALPGPLFDAGLKLDYIADSIKKPISFNIFGLKETSKDMDFGESKLSVDWSEADITWDNAPANDPKKAGGQFNIRKNSGGGVDTKYADYLGTITINPKSPLGAFLRTPNFTEFFKRKHASGLYTIILTSVDAGEYFIKSKSAGKNAAPALYVSYFDNTRSIGGDAMDGGYQLSKVNIDIYNLDCDFDLTVGYPQFVQIEILNEFGKRMLTVAARELAGEKKTNFKFKAKAFPTGRYTLKVIGEAFTAEQKFYILN is encoded by the coding sequence ATGCGTCGTGTCTTTTTGGCGTTTGTATTTTGCTTTTTTGGTGCTGCACTAGCGCAGGTGGAATTTCCTATTGGCTCCACCGTGGTGAACGTAACCAAGCCGCCCTACAAGGCTAAAGGCGACGGCAAGACCGACGATACGCAGGCCATCCAGCAAGCCCTGGACGACCACCCTAACGGCGACTACATTATCTACCTCCCCCACGGAATCTACAGGATAACCGGGCGACTCGTCTGGCCGCAGGCCGACAAGCCCGCCGACTCCTACAACCGCACCATTCTCCAAGGGCAGAGCATGGGCGGTACCATTTTGCAGTTGGACAACCGCTGCGAAGGCTTTGACAATCCCGATGCCCCGCGCGCCATGATTTACACCGGCACGGGCCCCGAACTCAGGCGCCGCAACGCCATCCGCGACATGACCATCCGCACTGGAAAGGGAAACCCCGGCGCTATCGGTATTCGCTTCCTCGCCAACGAACAAGGCACCATCAAGAACGTGAAAGTCTATTCCAACGACAGCTCGGGCGTGTACGGCATCGACATGGGCTATGCCGAAACGATGGGCCCACTCATGGTGAAAAACGTCGAAGTCCGCGGGTTCAACGTGGGTACTTACATCGGGGGCAAAGTCAACGGCGTCACCCTCGAGCATCTGACTCTTGGCGGGCAGCGCAAATACGGCCTCGAGGTGGACAACCAATCCGTCGCCGCACGCGGGCTTAGATTCAGGGGATCCGTCCCTGCCGTTTACAGCCATGGCAAAGGCGCTTCGCTCACCCTCGTCGACGCGACTCTGGAATTCGTCAAGGAACGGAATGCCAAACAGGCGACAGCCATCGTGAACGAGAGCCAGTTGTTCGCCCGTTCCGTCATGATCAGCAAGTTCCACACCAAGATTCGCAGTTCGCTTAAAGGCTACGGCGAAGGCATCATCGGTAGCGAGATTATCGAATTCTTTACGCAGCCCATCAAGAAACTTTGCTCCAGCCCGAGCCAGTCTATGCGCATCCCGGTAGCAGAAACTCCGGATTACGCCGAACAGAAGGCCGACTCCTGGATAACCATTGCCGGTGACTACGGCGGAAAGATGAACAGCGGTTCCGACGACGCCAAGGCCATTCAGGAGGCCATCGACGATGGCGCAGAAACCATCTACTTCCCGCCCGGAGGCCGCTGGACCATCAACCGCGACATTTACATCCGCAAGCGCGTCCGCCGCATTCTCGGTACAGAGGCCCGCATCGACGGTCGAGGCAAGTTCATCATCGAAGATGGCGCATTCAACGAAATTACTATCGAAAGATTCTCCGAGTTCGGCAGTGGCATCATCCACAAGAGCAAGCGCGCGGTACTGCTCAAGGATATCACGCTCAAGTCTTACGAATCCGCCGAAACTGGAGCCGGCGAAGTGTTCATGGAAGACGTATCCATCGGGACCATCCAGCTGAATTACCAGAAACTGTGGGGCCGCCAGGTGACCATGACTGGCGACACGAAGGGCCCCAAGATTCAGAACAATGGTGGAACCATCTGGATTCTCGGCCTGACCGCGAAGGATGGAAACACCGTACTGCAAAACTTCAACAAGGCATCGGCTGAACTCGCCGGCGTACACGTCATTGCAAGCGACAAGGCGAAAAACCGCCCGATGTTCATCAACGACAACTCGAACCTTTCTATCGAAGGGCTCCGCGAAACACTCGTCAAGGGCAACCCCTACCTGAAGATTGTAGAAGAGTCCAGGCAAGGTTCAGCCATCTACTCGCTCGAGGGCAAAGAACTCCAACACAACCCGACCGGTGGCGTGATGCTCCCGCTGTATGTCGGCTATGCGCCCAAGAGCGGAGCGAACGAAAAGCCCAAAGTCAAGGTTGAAAAAGAAATCATCCTGTTGCAACAGAACCAAATCCGCATGAAAGGCTCCGTCGAAGACGACGGACGCGGTGACGGACTTTGCAAAATCCCCGCAGTCTGGCGCAAGGCGACCGGCCCAGGCAGGGCCACCTTCTCCGACAGCACGGAATACGAGACCGACCTCTCGTTCACGGCAAGCGGACGCTACAACGTAATCTTCACGGCAAACGACGGCTACCAGGACGGAGCCGACACCAGCCGCATCTACGTGTTCGACAGGAAGTACACTACGCTCGACAACAGCGGCGACGGAATCCCGAGCGGGCGTGGCCAGGATGCCTGGATTTCGGAATTCGACAACTACAGCCCGCATAACTACGATACGACTCTTTGCGCCTCCACCCTCCCGGGCAAGGCCGGCAAGATTTACCTCAAGTTCGACCTCTCCGCGTTGCCCGGCCCGCTGTTCGACGCAGGCCTCAAACTGGACTACATCGCAGACTCCATCAAGAAGCCCATCTCGTTCAACATTTTCGGCCTCAAGGAAACATCCAAAGACATGGATTTCGGCGAGAGCAAGTTGAGCGTGGACTGGAGCGAAGCAGACATCACGTGGGACAACGCCCCGGCCAACGACCCCAAGAAGGCAGGCGGCCAGTTCAACATCCGCAAGAATTCCGGCGGTGGCGTGGACACCAAGTATGCAGACTACCTGGGCACCATCACCATCAACCCGAAGTCCCCGCTGGGAGCGTTCCTCCGCACCCCGAACTTCACGGAATTCTTCAAGCGCAAGCACGCCTCTGGGCTTTATACAATCATCCTTACAAGCGTCGATGCCGGAGAATACTTCATCAAGTCGAAGTCGGCCGGCAAGAACGCCGCTCCGGCCCTTTACGTGAGCTACTTTGACAACACGCGCTCTATCGGCGGTGACGCAATGGACGGCGGCTACCAGCTTTCCAAGGTGAATATCGACATCTATAACCTGGACTGCGATTTCGACCTGACCGTAGGTTATCCTCAATTCGTGCAGATTGAAATTCTCAACGAATTCGGCAAGAGGATGCTCACTGTTGCAGCGCGCGAACTCGCTGGCGAAAAGAAGACAAACTTCAAGTTCAAGGCCAAGGCATTCCCCACCGGGCGCTACACGCTCAAGGTTATCGGAGAAGCATTCACCGCCGAACAAAAATTTTACATCCTGAACTAA
- the rpsD gene encoding 30S ribosomal protein S4, with amino-acid sequence MSSFRGPKGKVARSLGVAVSQKTQKALDRRNFAPGQHGQNRKKSASVYKQQLVEKQRLRFTYNISEAQLAKAYKEANRREGSAGDNLMILLETRLDALVYRMGFARTIFAARQYVAHGHFAVNGVRSFSPSRLVKAGDVISLRERSKEHVQIKEAFANAPEAPEYLTVDKTKMEGTLVKLPLREQIPVKLEEQLVVEYYSR; translated from the coding sequence ATGTCCTCCTTCCGTGGACCAAAAGGTAAAGTAGCACGCTCTCTCGGCGTTGCCGTTTCTCAGAAGACTCAAAAGGCTCTCGACCGCCGCAACTTCGCTCCTGGCCAGCATGGTCAGAACCGCAAGAAGTCCGCTTCCGTGTACAAGCAGCAGCTCGTCGAAAAGCAGCGTCTTCGCTTCACCTACAACATTTCCGAAGCTCAGCTGGCCAAGGCTTACAAGGAAGCCAACCGCCGCGAAGGTTCTGCCGGTGATAACCTGATGATCCTGCTCGAAACCCGTCTGGACGCCCTCGTCTACCGCATGGGTTTTGCCCGCACGATTTTCGCTGCCCGTCAGTACGTCGCACACGGCCACTTCGCCGTGAACGGTGTCCGCAGCTTCTCCCCCAGCCGCCTCGTCAAGGCCGGCGACGTCATCAGCTTGCGCGAACGTTCCAAGGAACACGTGCAGATCAAGGAAGCCTTCGCGAACGCTCCCGAAGCTCCTGAATACCTGACCGTCGACAAGACCAAGATGGAAGGCACGCTCGTGAAGCTCCCGCTCCGCGAACAGATTCCGGTCAAGCTCGAAGAACAGCTCGTCGTGGAATACTACTCCAGGTAA
- a CDS encoding type II toxin-antitoxin system Phd/YefM family antitoxin, with protein MAKVVTAMEARQNFGSLLNQVALRDEEIVIERAGKPLARVVGVNAPSAGRLDFRDIGKLPNAIWEDR; from the coding sequence ATGGCTAAAGTCGTGACGGCGATGGAAGCCCGGCAGAACTTCGGTTCCCTGTTGAACCAGGTCGCGCTCCGTGACGAAGAAATCGTCATTGAGCGCGCGGGCAAGCCGCTCGCCCGCGTCGTTGGCGTAAACGCCCCCTCCGCGGGCCGTCTGGACTTCCGCGACATAGGCAAGTTACCCAACGCCATTTGGGAAGACCGCTAG
- a CDS encoding OmpA family protein translates to MKSLKFFSAIALSFGLSVAAEDTGTSLSSVCDAALNSVKASLPANATSAKISLAEAMGVSKALKSAEEDDATSEKTFQLSAACSLYVNIVKVQGETQAIRNHIDENWAKRAATARDIESIQHQIHTGKVSDLKDHEAKLQAEMLQNQEKFAAEAAANEAALKAAGEREADLQKALAEERAKAEQRQKDAMNKLNELQSKLIQVSKDARGIILSMSDILFDVNQATLKADLKTSLAKVAGILSVYQQFNVSIEGNTDNTGSEEFNMKLSQQRADNVMNFLVEQGIDANRLTAKGLGMTMPIADNSTKEGRQKNRRVDLVIQDKALQGKAEGAKE, encoded by the coding sequence ATGAAATCTCTTAAGTTTTTCTCCGCTATCGCCCTTTCGTTTGGCCTGTCCGTTGCTGCCGAAGATACGGGCACTTCTCTTTCCAGTGTTTGCGATGCAGCCCTGAATTCTGTCAAGGCAAGCCTTCCGGCAAATGCGACTTCTGCCAAGATTTCCCTCGCCGAGGCGATGGGTGTTTCCAAGGCGCTCAAGTCTGCCGAAGAAGATGACGCCACTTCCGAAAAGACGTTTCAGCTCTCTGCTGCTTGCTCGCTCTACGTGAACATCGTCAAGGTCCAGGGCGAAACGCAGGCTATCCGTAACCATATCGACGAGAACTGGGCCAAGCGCGCTGCTACTGCTCGCGACATTGAATCTATCCAGCACCAGATTCACACTGGCAAGGTGAGCGACCTCAAGGATCATGAGGCAAAGCTCCAGGCCGAAATGTTGCAGAATCAGGAAAAGTTCGCTGCTGAAGCTGCCGCCAACGAAGCCGCCCTCAAGGCTGCTGGCGAACGCGAGGCCGATTTGCAGAAGGCTCTTGCCGAAGAACGCGCCAAGGCCGAACAGCGCCAGAAGGACGCTATGAACAAACTGAACGAACTCCAGTCCAAGCTCATCCAGGTGTCCAAGGATGCCCGTGGTATTATCCTCTCCATGAGCGACATCTTGTTCGATGTGAACCAGGCGACCCTCAAGGCCGACCTCAAGACGAGCCTTGCCAAGGTTGCGGGTATCCTTTCTGTGTACCAGCAGTTCAACGTGTCTATCGAAGGTAACACCGACAACACCGGTTCCGAAGAGTTCAACATGAAACTCTCCCAGCAGCGTGCAGACAACGTAATGAACTTCCTCGTAGAACAGGGTATCGATGCTAATCGCCTTACGGCGAAGGGCCTTGGCATGACTATGCCGATTGCCGACAACAGCACCAAGGAAGGCCGCCAGAAGAACCGCCGCGTGGACCTCGTCATCCAGGACAAGGCTCTCCAGGGCAAGGCCGAAGGGGCCAAGGAATAA
- the xseA gene encoding exodeoxyribonuclease VII large subunit: MNPENRSYSVKQYMTALKQKVESTPAVWVHGVITQISEKPKVVYMSIADFEEGSVIPQATVSLSCFAAKFAAIKAKIASFDNPFEIKPQIKVQLLIRAEVYVPYGKLQAQILDIDPVYTLGELALTKSAILKKLAMEGLLDRNKSVPLAEMPLRVGLITGEGTAAYRDFSTKLAESPFAFHIVPAFAKMQGNETESSVIEALETLRNDPELDVVCIVRGGGSKTDLTFFDSEALCRAVANYPIPVFTGIGHEIDRSLLDEVAYQACITPTDCAKHLIERAIESWEALIRATRNIAEGARNYLGEYKNELTTTGHQLQQILGRRFTQEKTTLAQIAVSLKKDMHFLFQSESGRIQRNEEGLRQGTRKIIEFEKAKFELNEQKVKAADPKQVLAKGYTLTLGANGKFIRNASELKPGDRITTRFRGGDVTSQVL, translated from the coding sequence ATGAATCCGGAAAACCGTTCCTACTCCGTAAAACAGTACATGACCGCCCTCAAGCAGAAGGTGGAATCCACACCCGCAGTGTGGGTACACGGTGTTATTACGCAAATTTCCGAAAAGCCGAAAGTCGTCTACATGAGCATCGCGGACTTCGAGGAGGGAAGCGTCATCCCGCAGGCGACCGTTTCCCTTTCCTGCTTCGCTGCAAAATTTGCGGCCATCAAGGCAAAGATTGCGAGTTTCGACAACCCCTTTGAAATCAAGCCTCAAATCAAGGTGCAACTACTCATCCGAGCGGAAGTCTACGTCCCCTACGGAAAGTTGCAAGCGCAAATCCTCGACATCGATCCGGTGTACACGCTGGGAGAACTTGCGCTGACCAAAAGCGCCATTCTGAAAAAGCTCGCCATGGAAGGCCTGCTCGACAGGAACAAGTCCGTCCCGTTAGCAGAAATGCCGCTGCGCGTCGGCCTCATCACCGGCGAAGGGACCGCTGCCTACCGGGATTTTTCCACCAAGCTTGCCGAATCGCCGTTCGCTTTCCACATCGTCCCCGCTTTTGCAAAGATGCAGGGCAACGAGACGGAATCGAGCGTCATCGAAGCATTGGAAACACTTCGCAACGACCCTGAACTGGACGTGGTTTGCATCGTACGCGGAGGCGGCTCCAAGACAGACCTCACCTTCTTCGACAGCGAAGCCCTTTGCCGCGCCGTAGCGAACTACCCCATCCCCGTATTCACGGGCATCGGCCACGAAATCGACAGGAGCCTCCTCGACGAGGTGGCCTACCAAGCCTGCATCACCCCCACCGACTGCGCAAAACACCTCATTGAACGGGCAATCGAAAGCTGGGAGGCACTCATCCGTGCCACCAGAAATATCGCAGAAGGGGCAAGGAACTACCTCGGGGAATACAAGAACGAACTCACAACAACAGGCCACCAGTTGCAGCAAATTCTCGGCAGGCGGTTCACGCAAGAAAAGACGACCCTCGCCCAAATTGCGGTTTCGCTAAAAAAAGACATGCACTTCCTGTTCCAGTCCGAAAGCGGACGCATTCAGCGCAACGAAGAAGGGCTCCGGCAAGGGACGCGAAAGATTATCGAATTCGAGAAGGCCAAGTTCGAGCTGAACGAACAGAAGGTCAAGGCTGCCGACCCCAAGCAAGTCCTTGCAAAGGGTTATACGCTGACTCTTGGAGCCAACGGAAAATTTATCCGTAACGCAAGCGAACTCAAGCCAGGGGATCGCATCACCACGCGCTTCCGCGGTGGCGACGTCACCTCGCAAGTTCTCTAA
- a CDS encoding hemolysin family protein, translating into MENSDSWVFAFLIIFLFVSFSFSLIKAVFSGIYAKRDAKDREDREEVIAGLVEWGGFNETISIGRIFCNIGSGLLGYYLFQSLPYAWIKDYWALGSAAYLIVACAGIYMLTVFCANLLGSLKPDTIAIVLIPLFRIIRIPFAPAAMFCHWLFVKLLQLFGYDAKLSFLPEERRDAVQADLSDLKAGEGEGLEKEERQMILNIFDFVETPVREIMTPRVDMCAIDVDTKLEELVQVLNNERHSRLPVYKDTIDNIVGVLSNRDFLEWYTEHRDEPFDLMKIVMPPVFVPYHKKIDDLLTELRKNGNQLAIVVDEYGGTAGLVTLEDILEEIVGEIRDEDDEDEADVQKLKDGRYILDPLMTLSDMEDELGVELEAPENSHVETLSGLIQATLGIIPSPGAEVEIDGYKFRVLKMDGTRMEKVLMIKPQSK; encoded by the coding sequence ATGGAAAACTCCGACAGTTGGGTTTTCGCTTTTTTGATAATTTTCTTGTTTGTTTCGTTCTCGTTCTCGCTGATTAAAGCGGTGTTCAGCGGCATTTATGCCAAACGCGATGCCAAGGATAGGGAGGACCGGGAAGAGGTTATTGCCGGTCTTGTGGAGTGGGGCGGTTTCAACGAGACCATCTCCATCGGGCGAATCTTCTGCAATATCGGGAGTGGCCTGCTGGGCTACTACCTGTTCCAGTCTTTGCCGTATGCGTGGATCAAGGATTACTGGGCGCTAGGCAGTGCGGCCTACCTGATTGTCGCTTGTGCCGGCATCTACATGCTCACGGTGTTCTGCGCTAACCTGCTCGGGAGCCTCAAGCCCGATACGATTGCTATCGTGCTGATTCCTCTGTTCCGGATTATCCGGATTCCGTTTGCTCCGGCGGCGATGTTCTGCCATTGGCTTTTCGTGAAGTTGCTCCAGCTGTTCGGCTACGATGCAAAGTTGAGTTTTTTGCCCGAAGAACGCCGTGACGCAGTCCAGGCCGACTTGTCCGATTTGAAGGCGGGCGAGGGCGAAGGGCTTGAGAAAGAAGAACGCCAGATGATTCTGAACATCTTCGATTTTGTCGAGACCCCCGTGCGCGAAATCATGACTCCCCGTGTGGACATGTGCGCTATCGATGTAGATACCAAGCTCGAAGAACTTGTGCAAGTGCTCAATAACGAGCGCCATTCCCGTTTGCCGGTGTACAAGGACACCATCGACAATATCGTGGGCGTGCTCTCGAACCGCGATTTCCTCGAATGGTATACCGAGCATCGCGACGAACCGTTCGACCTCATGAAAATCGTGATGCCTCCGGTGTTCGTGCCCTACCATAAGAAGATTGATGACCTGCTGACCGAGTTGCGCAAGAATGGCAACCAGCTCGCCATCGTCGTCGACGAGTACGGCGGAACGGCCGGGCTTGTGACTCTGGAAGATATTCTCGAAGAAATTGTCGGTGAAATCCGCGACGAAGACGACGAGGACGAAGCTGACGTGCAAAAGCTTAAGGACGGTCGCTATATCCTAGACCCGCTCATGACGCTTTCCGACATGGAAGACGAATTGGGTGTAGAACTGGAAGCTCCGGAAAATTCTCACGTGGAAACGCTGTCGGGCCTTATCCAGGCGACTCTCGGCATTATCCCGTCGCCGGGTGCCGAGGTGGAAATCGACGGATACAAGTTCCGCGTGCTCAAGATGGACGGCACCCGCATGGAAAAGGTGCTGATGATCAAGCCCCAGTCAAAGTAA
- the ybeY gene encoding rRNA maturation RNase YbeY gives MPDPASKKKSVKYDIEFLCEGNIEAFPWKDRFETMARKLLREEGCEKNVNIVLCTDDFVREMNRDYRGLDKVTDVLSYEWHDEAFLGEIYIARDQVKRQAPEYGNTFYAEMKRVIVHGLLHLSGYDHIKAADRKVMRARECEFLGLDPYKEKD, from the coding sequence ATGCCTGACCCTGCCAGTAAAAAGAAATCGGTTAAATACGACATAGAATTCCTATGCGAGGGGAATATCGAGGCCTTCCCGTGGAAGGACCGGTTTGAAACCATGGCCCGCAAGCTCCTCCGGGAGGAAGGCTGCGAGAAGAACGTGAACATCGTTCTCTGCACCGACGATTTCGTGCGCGAGATGAACCGTGACTACCGTGGGCTCGACAAGGTGACCGATGTGCTCTCGTACGAATGGCACGACGAGGCGTTCCTTGGCGAAATCTATATCGCTCGCGACCAGGTGAAACGCCAGGCCCCGGAATACGGGAATACCTTCTATGCCGAGATGAAAAGGGTCATTGTGCATGGGCTTTTGCATCTTTCCGGTTACGACCACATCAAGGCTGCCGACCGCAAGGTCATGCGCGCCCGCGAATGTGAATTTTTGGGGCTTGACCCCTACAAGGAGAAAGACTGA
- a CDS encoding FecR family protein, with amino-acid sequence MLLAMPAIAAKPTSGKVRSVLGDVSRQKANKTNWAALRVGATVEQADKIRTEIESQAIINLPDGSTISIEEKTLVVFEELLSLEGNQQITADVQKGKVRFDVQKQKGKESSFKFRTGTATAAIRGTAGVIGQTSRGKPIAALREGKLEITTGSGTVGINGGETAIPNDDSFVVLELASSGDLDFLNKIDSLLSDTTKSLDDLKKTILALDSVYAANLKHSVDSLGCAFESIPDSVTTPFLTVHGTCKPGIFVEIGAERIETTDEPFQFTPTWDASAYGAKKFPVSCFVGKISLPCGYITTNYVKPAKPVKKVEKQEPKVEKVPFKLTTPSPANVCKTGTVTLEGTFDTTATNATLFVKLGNYTSPNLVPLSQGSKFSHTIAVSDRIGNWEEKKAYAEFHTAEGVQTESVDLQIDKSCVAINQVKPVINFQRYDSTRCEASISVSNIKGDVVLLSTLIDGALSKETSLNKDIFSTFKLKAGSHKYTFKAEDRAGNKSELTKTLGCFPKVNTSLAVQGGNYELIRAPLSPKGAQTGISRNIKFKIANVPQQDPEQIKRITIKQNGKNVVQLQNKQITDLNFDIPVELARDKKTIIKIEVVMKNGRILNASKTYEVR; translated from the coding sequence TTGCTCCTAGCGATGCCGGCCATTGCAGCCAAGCCTACGAGCGGAAAAGTCCGTTCCGTTTTGGGCGATGTATCCCGCCAAAAAGCAAATAAGACCAACTGGGCCGCTTTACGTGTCGGAGCGACTGTTGAACAGGCCGACAAAATCCGCACCGAAATTGAATCGCAAGCCATTATCAACCTCCCCGACGGCAGCACCATTTCCATAGAAGAAAAGACCCTTGTCGTTTTCGAAGAACTCCTCTCGCTCGAAGGGAACCAGCAAATCACGGCCGACGTGCAGAAAGGCAAGGTCCGCTTTGACGTTCAAAAACAGAAAGGCAAGGAAAGTTCGTTCAAGTTCCGCACCGGGACTGCAACCGCAGCAATCCGTGGAACAGCGGGCGTCATAGGCCAGACCAGCCGTGGCAAGCCCATCGCCGCCCTCCGCGAAGGCAAACTCGAAATCACGACCGGCAGCGGAACCGTAGGCATCAACGGCGGCGAGACAGCAATCCCGAATGACGATTCGTTCGTAGTCCTCGAACTGGCCTCCTCGGGCGACCTTGACTTCCTCAACAAGATCGACTCCCTCCTGAGCGATACGACAAAATCGCTTGACGACCTCAAGAAAACCATCCTGGCACTCGATTCTGTCTATGCCGCCAACCTGAAACATTCGGTCGATAGCTTGGGTTGCGCTTTTGAATCTATCCCGGACTCGGTGACTACCCCGTTCCTCACAGTACACGGCACATGCAAACCGGGCATATTCGTCGAGATTGGCGCCGAACGCATCGAGACGACCGATGAACCTTTCCAGTTCACGCCGACCTGGGACGCAAGCGCCTACGGAGCAAAGAAGTTCCCCGTTTCGTGCTTTGTCGGGAAAATAAGCCTCCCCTGCGGCTACATCACCACCAACTACGTGAAGCCGGCAAAACCTGTAAAGAAGGTCGAGAAACAGGAACCCAAGGTAGAAAAGGTTCCCTTCAAGCTCACGACCCCCTCTCCGGCCAATGTCTGCAAGACAGGCACCGTCACTCTGGAAGGTACATTCGATACCACGGCCACCAACGCGACTCTGTTCGTGAAGTTGGGCAACTACACCTCCCCGAACCTGGTCCCGCTTAGCCAAGGCAGCAAGTTCAGCCACACTATCGCCGTGAGCGACCGTATCGGCAACTGGGAAGAAAAGAAAGCTTACGCCGAATTCCACACCGCCGAAGGCGTACAGACCGAAAGCGTCGATCTGCAAATCGACAAGTCTTGCGTCGCAATAAACCAGGTAAAGCCAGTTATCAATTTCCAGCGCTACGACTCCACCCGCTGCGAGGCAAGCATCTCCGTCTCGAACATCAAGGGCGACGTCGTCTTGCTCTCCACTTTGATTGACGGAGCGCTTTCCAAAGAAACCAGCCTCAACAAGGACATCTTCTCCACCTTCAAGCTCAAGGCCGGTTCGCACAAGTACACCTTCAAGGCCGAAGACCGGGCAGGCAACAAGTCCGAACTCACCAAGACGCTCGGCTGCTTCCCGAAGGTCAACACGAGCCTTGCCGTACAAGGAGGCAACTACGAACTTATCCGAGCTCCGCTCTCCCCGAAGGGAGCCCAAACGGGAATTTCAAGGAACATAAAATTCAAAATAGCCAACGTTCCGCAGCAAGATCCGGAGCAAATCAAGCGAATTACCATCAAACAGAACGGCAAAAACGTCGTTCAACTACAAAATAAGCAGATTACAGACCTCAATTTCGACATTCCCGTAGAATTGGCACGCGACAAAAAGACTATCATTAAAATAGAAGTGGTCATGAAAAATGGCCGCATTTTGAACGCTTCCAAAACTTACGAGGTCCGCTGA